The genomic region CGCTCCCTCGTGCCCTGCCCCTCGCCGTGCCCGTCGCGGTGAGCGTCGCCGCGGTGGTCGGAGCGGCGCTGGCGCTCCCGGCCGCCCCGGCCTACGCCGCCCCCGCCGGCTGCCCGAGGGCGACGGTGACGGTCTCGAGCACGGACGGGCTGAAGAAGGCGCTGCGGGAGGCCGGGCCCGGGACCACGATCGGCTTGGCGAACGGGGCCTACCAGGGGCCGTTCACGATCGAGCGCTCGGGACGGGCCGGCAAGCCGCTCCGCCTCTGCGGCGGCCGCGGGGCCGTGCTCCGGGGCAAGGCCGGCCTGAAGGGCAACACCCTGCACCTCGAGGGCGTGCACCACGTCGAGGTACGCGGGCTCACCATCCGCGGCGGGCTCAAGGGGCTCATGGCCGACCGAACGACGGACTCGGTGCTCGCCGGGCTGCTCATCGAGCGGGTGGGGCACGAGGCGCTGCACCTGCGCTCGTTCAGCAAGCGCAACACGGTCACCGGCAACACGATCCGCCGGACCGGCTTGAAGGAAGAGCGCTTCGGTGAAGGGATCTACGTCGGATCCGCGCAGAGCAACTGGGGCAAGTACTCCGGCGGCAAGCCCGACCGCAGCGACGGCAACGTGATCTCGCGCAACACGGTCAGCGCGACGACCGCGGAGAGCGTGGACATCAAGGAGGGCACATCGGGCGGCCGGCTCGTCGGCAACCGCTTCGACGGCAGGGCGCTCTCCACCGCCGACCAGTACGCGGACTCGTGGGTCGACGTGAAGGGCAACGGCTGGGTCGTCACCGGGAACGTCGGCAGGAACACCCGCCGGGACGGCTTCCAGGTCCACAGCATCCTGGACGGCTGGGGCAAGGGAAACGTCTTTTCCCGCAACAGGGCGGTCGTCGGGCCGGACGGCCTGGCGATCAACGTCGACACGGCCGAGCCGAACACCGTCCGCTGCGACAACACGGTGTCCGGTGGCGCTCGGCTGTCCAACGTCACCTGCGCCTGACCCGTCGCCGCCCGCCCCAGGAGGTTCCCCCGTCGTGCTCCGTCCGTCGGCCCCCGCCACCCGGCTCGTGCTCGCGTCCGCCGCTGCCGCCCTCGTCCTGTCCGGCTGCGGCGGCGAGCCCGACGACGCCGCCGACCGTGCCTTCGCCGCTGCCCAGGTCGGCCCCACGACCGCGGCCACGACGGCGCCGCCGTCCAGCCCGGTGGCGTCGCCGCCCCTGACCCCGACGGCGCCCGCCACGCCTCACGCGGGAGGGACGCCCCGGACGACCGGGCCCGCGACGCCGCGCCCGGCCAAGGGTCCGACCGCAGCCCAGTGGCTGTCGCGCGCGCGGGCCGCGGTGCAGGACGTCGGGTCCTACCAGATCAAGGGTGACGGCTACGTCGGGTCGGTCGGCTACTCGGTCAGCTTCAGCGCCGGCTGGGACCGTGCGCAGGGGTCGGTCACCGTCGACGGGCGCAAGTCCAAGGTCGTGCGCATCGGCCGGACCGTCTACTTCAAGCCGGAGCCGGAGTTCCTGCCGCTGCTCGGCATCGACGCGAGCAAGGCGGAGGCGCTGGAGAAGAAGTGGGTGAGCGCGCCGGTCGGGGACGAGCGCATCCCCGTCGTGCTCGACCTGCTGGACCCGGCCAGCTCGCTCACCGTCGCCTCACCGAAGGTCGTGGCCCGGCAGGCCTACCGCGGGGTCGAGACCGTGGAGATCGCCGGTACGCCGGCATCGCCCCGGGTGCTCGTCGCGGCGGCCGGCAAGCCGCTGCCGAAGGCGATCGCACCGGCCGGGGGTGACAACCCGATCATGGTCTACAACTACGGCACCGGCGGAGTGACCGCAGAGGCGCCGAAGGGCAACAAGGTGGTCGAGCTCAGCTCGCTCTGAGGGCGTACGCGCGACACGGCCGCACGGCTCCCGGAGCCGGCCGCGGACCGGCGCGGCTAGCATCGACCGGTGATTCTCATCGTCGTGAAGTGGCATGTCCGGGACGAGTACGCCGACCGCTGGCCCGAGCTGGTCCGCGAGTTCACCGAGGCGACCCGCGCCGAGCCGGGCAACGAGTTCTTCGAGTGGTCGCGCAGCGTGGAGGACCCCTCGACGTGGATGCTCGTCGAAGGCTTCCGGGACGCGGCCGCCGGCTCCGAGCACGTCGGCTCCGAGCACTTCAGGACCGCGACGGCGGCGTTCCCCGACTACGTGAGCCGGACCCCGGAGATCATGTACGTCGACTCCCCCGACCTCAGCGGATGGGGCCCGATGGCGGAGGTGCAGCCGCGCGGCTGACCTCCGCTCCTGCGCCTGCTCAGCCCGCTGCGCGCCCCAGCTCCGCCAGCCGCGGGGCGAGGGCGCGCAGCGCCAGGCCTCGGTGCGACAGCCGGTCCTTCTCCGCTGGGCTGAGCTCGGCGGTCGACTGCTCGTGCCCCAGCGGCACGAACACCGGGTCGTAGCCGAACCCGCCGGTGCCGCGCCGCTCGCGCAGCAGCGTCCCGGCGACCACGCCCTCCTCCGTCACGAGCGTGCCGTCGGGCAGCGCGAGCGCGACCGCGCAGACGAACGAGGCGCCACGCCGCTCGTCGGGGACGTCGGCGACCTGGGCGAGCAGCAGGTCG from Motilibacter aurantiacus harbors:
- a CDS encoding right-handed parallel beta-helix repeat-containing protein produces the protein MLRAPRPLPRALPLAVPVAVSVAAVVGAALALPAAPAYAAPAGCPRATVTVSSTDGLKKALREAGPGTTIGLANGAYQGPFTIERSGRAGKPLRLCGGRGAVLRGKAGLKGNTLHLEGVHHVEVRGLTIRGGLKGLMADRTTDSVLAGLLIERVGHEALHLRSFSKRNTVTGNTIRRTGLKEERFGEGIYVGSAQSNWGKYSGGKPDRSDGNVISRNTVSATTAESVDIKEGTSGGRLVGNRFDGRALSTADQYADSWVDVKGNGWVVTGNVGRNTRRDGFQVHSILDGWGKGNVFSRNRAVVGPDGLAINVDTAEPNTVRCDNTVSGGARLSNVTCA
- a CDS encoding putative quinol monooxygenase, translating into MILIVVKWHVRDEYADRWPELVREFTEATRAEPGNEFFEWSRSVEDPSTWMLVEGFRDAAAGSEHVGSEHFRTATAAFPDYVSRTPEIMYVDSPDLSGWGPMAEVQPRG
- the rdgB gene encoding RdgB/HAM1 family non-canonical purine NTP pyrophosphatase, which translates into the protein MAARVVLATRNAHKVEEVRRILEAAGVDGVELLSLDGFDAPEVVEDGATFVENAVLKARSAVAATGLPALADDSGIAVDALNGMPGVLSARWSGGRGDAANVDLLLAQVADVPDERRGASFVCAVALALPDGTLVTEEGVVAGTLLRERRGTGGFGYDPVFVPLGHEQSTAELSPAEKDRLSHRGLALRALAPRLAELGRAAG